A single Triticum dicoccoides isolate Atlit2015 ecotype Zavitan chromosome 2A, WEW_v2.0, whole genome shotgun sequence DNA region contains:
- the LOC119357013 gene encoding uncharacterized protein LOC119357013 isoform X3, whose amino-acid sequence MVEWLEGLGVEMERSDMSFSVSTQPDGSNRGCEWGNGNGISSLLAQKANILKTSFWRMLREIFKFKNDALAYLENHEHNPDLDCNETMGQFIQSHGYSLLFQEAYLIPVCAGMWSSSSQGVFSLSAFFVLSFFRNHDLLQLFCYPQLPAVKARLQSFVDKVKGELESMGCRIKTSCRVKSVLSLDGAAGYRVLENDGSEETYDSVILGVHAPNALKVLGAEATHHELRILGACQYIQRDIYLHCDQNLMPQNSSTWSAWNFLGTTSRGFSVTYWLNRIQKIESASPFLVTINPPCVPDRVVLKWSTSLPVPSVAAAKAYLQLDHIQGKRGIWFCGAYQGHGFHEDGLKAGKAAAQGLLGKKCQLLQNPKQMIPSWTEAGTRLLVARFFNQFISIGNLILVEEGGSVLNFGKACDKCRIKSVMRVHDPLFYWKVATEGNLGLAEAYINGCFSFLDKREGLLNLFLILILNRDVRRSCRSARKGGRWTPLHVIARLAHAKYILREVSRKNTVTQTRRNISQHYDLSNDFFSLFLDKSMTYSCAVFKMENESLEVAQQRKLSLLIDKAKVKRGHHVLDIGSGWGSLAIQAVKQTGCKYTGVTLSAEQHKYAERKVREAGLEDNISFMLCDYRQIPPCKYDAIISCGMIEHVGHEYMDEFFACCESYLAEDGILVLQFISAPDERYEQYRRRTDFIKEYIFPGGCLPSLGRVVSAMTTSSRFCIEHVENIGPHYYTTLMHWRDNFMTNKDQVLALGFDEKFMRIWEFYLIYSAAGFKSRAVGDYQVVFSRPGNRRLAHP is encoded by the exons ATGGTGGAATGGTTAGAAGGCCTCGGGGTGGAGATGGAGAGATCAGACATGTCTTTCTCTGTGAGTACACAACCGGACGGCAGCAACAGAGGATGTGAGTGGGGCAATGGCAACGGTATCTCAAGCCTCTTGGCGCAAAAAGCCAATATATTGAAAACAAGTTTTTGGCGCATGCTCCGTGAGATATTCAAGTTCAAGAATGATGCTCTGGC GTACCTGGAGAACCATGAACATAACCCTGATCTGGACTGTAATGAGACAATGGGGCAGTTCATTCAGTCCCACGGATATTCCCTATTATTCCAGGAGGCTTATCTT ATTCCTGTCTGTGCAGGCATGTGGTCATCTTCATCACAAGGTGTTTTTAGCTTGTCCGCTTTCTTCGTGCTATCATTTTTTCGTAACCATGACCTTCTTCAG CTGTTTTGTTACCCCCAATTGCCCGCTGTCAAGGCTCGTTTGCAGTCCTTTGTAGACAAG GTAAAAGGAGAATTGGAGAGCATGGGCTGTCGAATAAAAACCAGCTGTCGTGTCAAATCTGTTTTAAGCCTTGATGGAG CAGCTGGCTACAGAGTCTTGGAGAATGATGGTTCAGAGGAAACATATGACAGTGTCATCCTTGGGGTACATGCACCCAATGCTCTCAAAGTATTAGGAGCTGAAGCTACACATCACGAACTGAGAATTCTAGGTGCCTGTCAGTATATCCAAAG AGATATATACCTCCACTGCGATCAAAATCTGATGCCCCAAAATTCGTCCACATGGAGCGCCTGGAATTTCCTGGGGACAACTAGCAGAGGTTTTTCTGTTACTTACTGGCTAAACCGTATTCAG AAAATTGAATCTGCCAGCCCTTTCCTGGTGACAATCAACCCCCCTTGTGTTCCGGATCGTGTAGTGCTTAAATGGTCTACAAGCCTTCCTGTTCCATCTGTGGCTGCGGCGAAGGCTTATCTCCAGCTTGATCACATCCAGGGAAAGAGAGGAATATGGTTCTGTGGGGCATATCAAG GTCatggtttccatgaagatggattGAAG GCTGGGAAAGCAGCAGCTCAAGGTTTGCTTGGAAAGAAATGTCAGCTTCTGCAGAACCCAAAGCAGATGATTCCATCATGGACCGAGGCTGGGACGCGCCTTCTAGTTGCAAGATTTTTCAACCAATTCATATCCATCGGTAACTTGAT ATTGGTCGAAGAAGGAGGTAGTGTGTTGAACTTTGGTAAAGCTTGCGATAAATGCCGTATAAAATCTGTCATGCGAGTTCATGACCCCTTGTTCTATTGGAAG GTTGCAACAGAAGGAAACCTTGGCTTGGCAGAAGCATATATTAACGGATGTTTCTCTTTTCTTGACAAGAGAGAAGGACTTTTGAATCTTTTCCTG ATACTCATTCTTAACAGAGATGTGCGTAGGAGCTGCAGGAGCGCCAGAAAAGG CGGTCGGTGGACACCCTTGCATGTAATAGCACGGTTGGCACATGCTAAATACATTTTGCGCGAAGTCTCGAGGAAGAACACTGTCACACAAACTCGTCGAAACATCTCTCAGCACTATGATCTT AGTAACGATTTTTTCTCGCTTTTTCTGGACAAATCGATGACTTACTCTTGTGCTGTTTTCAAG ATGGAGAATGAAAGCTTAGAAGTAGCCCAGCAACGCAAGCTTAGCCTTCTAATCGACAAG GCTAAAGTCAAGAGGGGGCATCATGTTCTTGATATCGGTAGCGGCTGGGGAAGTTTAGCAATACAAGCGGTTAAGCAAACTGGCTGCAAATACACTGGAGTCACTTTGTCGGCGGAGCAGCATAAATACGCAGAGAGAAAAGTCAGAGAAGCTGGCTTAGAG GACAACATAAGTTTTATGCTGTGCGACTACCGTCAAATACCACCTTGCAAGTATGATGCAATCATAAGCTG CGGTATGATCGAACATGTTGGCCATGAATACATGGACGAATTTTTTGCCTGCTGCGAGTCTTACTTGGCTGAAGATGGCATATTGGTTCTCCAG TTCATCTCAGCTCCAGACGAACGGTACGAGCAATACAGAAGAAGGACAGACTTCATAAAAGAATACATATTTCCTGGCGGTTGCCTTCCTTCTTTGGGCCGTGTAGTGTCTGCCATGACCACATCATCAAGGTTCTG CATAGAGCATGTGGAGAATATTGGGCCTCATTACTACACAACTCTGATGCACTGGAGGGACAACTTCATGACCAACAAAGA TCAAGTTTTGGCCCTGGGCTTTGATGAGAAGTTCATGCGTATATGGGAGTTCTATCTCATATACTCTGCGGCTGGTTTCAAGTCACGAGCAGTTGGAGATTACCAG GTTGTTTTCTCTCGTCCAGGCAACCGTCGGCTAGCCCACCCTTGA
- the LOC119357013 gene encoding uncharacterized protein LOC119357013 isoform X1 has translation MRVAVVGGGVSGLTAAHELLATSRGGVHVTLYEQEESLGGHARAVAVDDGAGGCVKLDLGFMGFNQATYPHMVEWLEGLGVEMERSDMSFSVSTQPDGSNRGCEWGNGNGISSLLAQKANILKTSFWRMLREIFKFKNDALAYLENHEHNPDLDCNETMGQFIQSHGYSLLFQEAYLIPVCAGMWSSSSQGVFSLSAFFVLSFFRNHDLLQLFCYPQLPAVKARLQSFVDKVKGELESMGCRIKTSCRVKSVLSLDGAAGYRVLENDGSEETYDSVILGVHAPNALKVLGAEATHHELRILGACQYIQRDIYLHCDQNLMPQNSSTWSAWNFLGTTSRGFSVTYWLNRIQKIESASPFLVTINPPCVPDRVVLKWSTSLPVPSVAAAKAYLQLDHIQGKRGIWFCGAYQGHGFHEDGLKAGKAAAQGLLGKKCQLLQNPKQMIPSWTEAGTRLLVARFFNQFISIGNLILVEEGGSVLNFGKACDKCRIKSVMRVHDPLFYWKVATEGNLGLAEAYINGCFSFLDKREGLLNLFLILILNRDVRRSCRSARKGGRWTPLHVIARLAHAKYILREVSRKNTVTQTRRNISQHYDLSNDFFSLFLDKSMTYSCAVFKMENESLEVAQQRKLSLLIDKAKVKRGHHVLDIGSGWGSLAIQAVKQTGCKYTGVTLSAEQHKYAERKVREAGLEDNISFMLCDYRQIPPCKYDAIISCGMIEHVGHEYMDEFFACCESYLAEDGILVLQFISAPDERYEQYRRRTDFIKEYIFPGGCLPSLGRVVSAMTTSSRFCIEHVENIGPHYYTTLMHWRDNFMTNKDQVLALGFDEKFMRIWEFYLIYSAAGFKSRAVGDYQVVFSRPGNRRLAHP, from the exons ATGAGGGTGGCGGTGGTCGGCGGCGGGGTGAGTGGGCTGACGGCGGCGCACGAGCTGCTTGCCACGAGCCGAGGCGGCGTGCATGTGACCCTGTACGAGCAGGAGGAGAGCCTGGGAGGGCATGCCAGGGCGGTGGCCGTCGACGACGGCGCCGGTGGGTGCGTCAAGCTCGACCTCGGCTTCATGGGCTTCAACCAG GCAACATATCCCCACATGGTGGAATGGTTAGAAGGCCTCGGGGTGGAGATGGAGAGATCAGACATGTCTTTCTCTGTGAGTACACAACCGGACGGCAGCAACAGAGGATGTGAGTGGGGCAATGGCAACGGTATCTCAAGCCTCTTGGCGCAAAAAGCCAATATATTGAAAACAAGTTTTTGGCGCATGCTCCGTGAGATATTCAAGTTCAAGAATGATGCTCTGGC GTACCTGGAGAACCATGAACATAACCCTGATCTGGACTGTAATGAGACAATGGGGCAGTTCATTCAGTCCCACGGATATTCCCTATTATTCCAGGAGGCTTATCTT ATTCCTGTCTGTGCAGGCATGTGGTCATCTTCATCACAAGGTGTTTTTAGCTTGTCCGCTTTCTTCGTGCTATCATTTTTTCGTAACCATGACCTTCTTCAG CTGTTTTGTTACCCCCAATTGCCCGCTGTCAAGGCTCGTTTGCAGTCCTTTGTAGACAAG GTAAAAGGAGAATTGGAGAGCATGGGCTGTCGAATAAAAACCAGCTGTCGTGTCAAATCTGTTTTAAGCCTTGATGGAG CAGCTGGCTACAGAGTCTTGGAGAATGATGGTTCAGAGGAAACATATGACAGTGTCATCCTTGGGGTACATGCACCCAATGCTCTCAAAGTATTAGGAGCTGAAGCTACACATCACGAACTGAGAATTCTAGGTGCCTGTCAGTATATCCAAAG AGATATATACCTCCACTGCGATCAAAATCTGATGCCCCAAAATTCGTCCACATGGAGCGCCTGGAATTTCCTGGGGACAACTAGCAGAGGTTTTTCTGTTACTTACTGGCTAAACCGTATTCAG AAAATTGAATCTGCCAGCCCTTTCCTGGTGACAATCAACCCCCCTTGTGTTCCGGATCGTGTAGTGCTTAAATGGTCTACAAGCCTTCCTGTTCCATCTGTGGCTGCGGCGAAGGCTTATCTCCAGCTTGATCACATCCAGGGAAAGAGAGGAATATGGTTCTGTGGGGCATATCAAG GTCatggtttccatgaagatggattGAAG GCTGGGAAAGCAGCAGCTCAAGGTTTGCTTGGAAAGAAATGTCAGCTTCTGCAGAACCCAAAGCAGATGATTCCATCATGGACCGAGGCTGGGACGCGCCTTCTAGTTGCAAGATTTTTCAACCAATTCATATCCATCGGTAACTTGAT ATTGGTCGAAGAAGGAGGTAGTGTGTTGAACTTTGGTAAAGCTTGCGATAAATGCCGTATAAAATCTGTCATGCGAGTTCATGACCCCTTGTTCTATTGGAAG GTTGCAACAGAAGGAAACCTTGGCTTGGCAGAAGCATATATTAACGGATGTTTCTCTTTTCTTGACAAGAGAGAAGGACTTTTGAATCTTTTCCTG ATACTCATTCTTAACAGAGATGTGCGTAGGAGCTGCAGGAGCGCCAGAAAAGG CGGTCGGTGGACACCCTTGCATGTAATAGCACGGTTGGCACATGCTAAATACATTTTGCGCGAAGTCTCGAGGAAGAACACTGTCACACAAACTCGTCGAAACATCTCTCAGCACTATGATCTT AGTAACGATTTTTTCTCGCTTTTTCTGGACAAATCGATGACTTACTCTTGTGCTGTTTTCAAG ATGGAGAATGAAAGCTTAGAAGTAGCCCAGCAACGCAAGCTTAGCCTTCTAATCGACAAG GCTAAAGTCAAGAGGGGGCATCATGTTCTTGATATCGGTAGCGGCTGGGGAAGTTTAGCAATACAAGCGGTTAAGCAAACTGGCTGCAAATACACTGGAGTCACTTTGTCGGCGGAGCAGCATAAATACGCAGAGAGAAAAGTCAGAGAAGCTGGCTTAGAG GACAACATAAGTTTTATGCTGTGCGACTACCGTCAAATACCACCTTGCAAGTATGATGCAATCATAAGCTG CGGTATGATCGAACATGTTGGCCATGAATACATGGACGAATTTTTTGCCTGCTGCGAGTCTTACTTGGCTGAAGATGGCATATTGGTTCTCCAG TTCATCTCAGCTCCAGACGAACGGTACGAGCAATACAGAAGAAGGACAGACTTCATAAAAGAATACATATTTCCTGGCGGTTGCCTTCCTTCTTTGGGCCGTGTAGTGTCTGCCATGACCACATCATCAAGGTTCTG CATAGAGCATGTGGAGAATATTGGGCCTCATTACTACACAACTCTGATGCACTGGAGGGACAACTTCATGACCAACAAAGA TCAAGTTTTGGCCCTGGGCTTTGATGAGAAGTTCATGCGTATATGGGAGTTCTATCTCATATACTCTGCGGCTGGTTTCAAGTCACGAGCAGTTGGAGATTACCAG GTTGTTTTCTCTCGTCCAGGCAACCGTCGGCTAGCCCACCCTTGA
- the LOC119357013 gene encoding uncharacterized protein LOC119357013 isoform X2: MRVAVVGGGVSGLTAAHELLATSRGGVHVTLYEQEESLGGHARAVAVDDGAGGCVKLDLGFMGFNQATYPHMVEWLEGLGVEMERSDMSFSVSTQPDGSNRGCEWGNGNGISSLLAQKANILKTSFWRMLREIFKFKNDALAYLENHEHNPDLDCNETMGQFIQSHGYSLLFQEAYLIPVCAGMWSSSSQGVFSLSAFFVLSFFRNHDLLQLFCYPQLPAVKARLQSFVDKVKGELESMGCRIKTSCRVKSVLSLDGAGYRVLENDGSEETYDSVILGVHAPNALKVLGAEATHHELRILGACQYIQRDIYLHCDQNLMPQNSSTWSAWNFLGTTSRGFSVTYWLNRIQKIESASPFLVTINPPCVPDRVVLKWSTSLPVPSVAAAKAYLQLDHIQGKRGIWFCGAYQGHGFHEDGLKAGKAAAQGLLGKKCQLLQNPKQMIPSWTEAGTRLLVARFFNQFISIGNLILVEEGGSVLNFGKACDKCRIKSVMRVHDPLFYWKVATEGNLGLAEAYINGCFSFLDKREGLLNLFLILILNRDVRRSCRSARKGGRWTPLHVIARLAHAKYILREVSRKNTVTQTRRNISQHYDLSNDFFSLFLDKSMTYSCAVFKMENESLEVAQQRKLSLLIDKAKVKRGHHVLDIGSGWGSLAIQAVKQTGCKYTGVTLSAEQHKYAERKVREAGLEDNISFMLCDYRQIPPCKYDAIISCGMIEHVGHEYMDEFFACCESYLAEDGILVLQFISAPDERYEQYRRRTDFIKEYIFPGGCLPSLGRVVSAMTTSSRFCIEHVENIGPHYYTTLMHWRDNFMTNKDQVLALGFDEKFMRIWEFYLIYSAAGFKSRAVGDYQVVFSRPGNRRLAHP; this comes from the exons ATGAGGGTGGCGGTGGTCGGCGGCGGGGTGAGTGGGCTGACGGCGGCGCACGAGCTGCTTGCCACGAGCCGAGGCGGCGTGCATGTGACCCTGTACGAGCAGGAGGAGAGCCTGGGAGGGCATGCCAGGGCGGTGGCCGTCGACGACGGCGCCGGTGGGTGCGTCAAGCTCGACCTCGGCTTCATGGGCTTCAACCAG GCAACATATCCCCACATGGTGGAATGGTTAGAAGGCCTCGGGGTGGAGATGGAGAGATCAGACATGTCTTTCTCTGTGAGTACACAACCGGACGGCAGCAACAGAGGATGTGAGTGGGGCAATGGCAACGGTATCTCAAGCCTCTTGGCGCAAAAAGCCAATATATTGAAAACAAGTTTTTGGCGCATGCTCCGTGAGATATTCAAGTTCAAGAATGATGCTCTGGC GTACCTGGAGAACCATGAACATAACCCTGATCTGGACTGTAATGAGACAATGGGGCAGTTCATTCAGTCCCACGGATATTCCCTATTATTCCAGGAGGCTTATCTT ATTCCTGTCTGTGCAGGCATGTGGTCATCTTCATCACAAGGTGTTTTTAGCTTGTCCGCTTTCTTCGTGCTATCATTTTTTCGTAACCATGACCTTCTTCAG CTGTTTTGTTACCCCCAATTGCCCGCTGTCAAGGCTCGTTTGCAGTCCTTTGTAGACAAG GTAAAAGGAGAATTGGAGAGCATGGGCTGTCGAATAAAAACCAGCTGTCGTGTCAAATCTGTTTTAAGCCTTGATGGAG CTGGCTACAGAGTCTTGGAGAATGATGGTTCAGAGGAAACATATGACAGTGTCATCCTTGGGGTACATGCACCCAATGCTCTCAAAGTATTAGGAGCTGAAGCTACACATCACGAACTGAGAATTCTAGGTGCCTGTCAGTATATCCAAAG AGATATATACCTCCACTGCGATCAAAATCTGATGCCCCAAAATTCGTCCACATGGAGCGCCTGGAATTTCCTGGGGACAACTAGCAGAGGTTTTTCTGTTACTTACTGGCTAAACCGTATTCAG AAAATTGAATCTGCCAGCCCTTTCCTGGTGACAATCAACCCCCCTTGTGTTCCGGATCGTGTAGTGCTTAAATGGTCTACAAGCCTTCCTGTTCCATCTGTGGCTGCGGCGAAGGCTTATCTCCAGCTTGATCACATCCAGGGAAAGAGAGGAATATGGTTCTGTGGGGCATATCAAG GTCatggtttccatgaagatggattGAAG GCTGGGAAAGCAGCAGCTCAAGGTTTGCTTGGAAAGAAATGTCAGCTTCTGCAGAACCCAAAGCAGATGATTCCATCATGGACCGAGGCTGGGACGCGCCTTCTAGTTGCAAGATTTTTCAACCAATTCATATCCATCGGTAACTTGAT ATTGGTCGAAGAAGGAGGTAGTGTGTTGAACTTTGGTAAAGCTTGCGATAAATGCCGTATAAAATCTGTCATGCGAGTTCATGACCCCTTGTTCTATTGGAAG GTTGCAACAGAAGGAAACCTTGGCTTGGCAGAAGCATATATTAACGGATGTTTCTCTTTTCTTGACAAGAGAGAAGGACTTTTGAATCTTTTCCTG ATACTCATTCTTAACAGAGATGTGCGTAGGAGCTGCAGGAGCGCCAGAAAAGG CGGTCGGTGGACACCCTTGCATGTAATAGCACGGTTGGCACATGCTAAATACATTTTGCGCGAAGTCTCGAGGAAGAACACTGTCACACAAACTCGTCGAAACATCTCTCAGCACTATGATCTT AGTAACGATTTTTTCTCGCTTTTTCTGGACAAATCGATGACTTACTCTTGTGCTGTTTTCAAG ATGGAGAATGAAAGCTTAGAAGTAGCCCAGCAACGCAAGCTTAGCCTTCTAATCGACAAG GCTAAAGTCAAGAGGGGGCATCATGTTCTTGATATCGGTAGCGGCTGGGGAAGTTTAGCAATACAAGCGGTTAAGCAAACTGGCTGCAAATACACTGGAGTCACTTTGTCGGCGGAGCAGCATAAATACGCAGAGAGAAAAGTCAGAGAAGCTGGCTTAGAG GACAACATAAGTTTTATGCTGTGCGACTACCGTCAAATACCACCTTGCAAGTATGATGCAATCATAAGCTG CGGTATGATCGAACATGTTGGCCATGAATACATGGACGAATTTTTTGCCTGCTGCGAGTCTTACTTGGCTGAAGATGGCATATTGGTTCTCCAG TTCATCTCAGCTCCAGACGAACGGTACGAGCAATACAGAAGAAGGACAGACTTCATAAAAGAATACATATTTCCTGGCGGTTGCCTTCCTTCTTTGGGCCGTGTAGTGTCTGCCATGACCACATCATCAAGGTTCTG CATAGAGCATGTGGAGAATATTGGGCCTCATTACTACACAACTCTGATGCACTGGAGGGACAACTTCATGACCAACAAAGA TCAAGTTTTGGCCCTGGGCTTTGATGAGAAGTTCATGCGTATATGGGAGTTCTATCTCATATACTCTGCGGCTGGTTTCAAGTCACGAGCAGTTGGAGATTACCAG GTTGTTTTCTCTCGTCCAGGCAACCGTCGGCTAGCCCACCCTTGA